The proteins below come from a single Cupriavidus sp. P-10 genomic window:
- a CDS encoding LLM class oxidoreductase: MNNPSIGPVPAELQAHPGYRRVFQPGRLTFGFIMPLEGYPSSPFPTLQDHQRLATMADEAGFSALWMRDVPFYDPNFGDTGQMLDPMVYLGFLAAHTKKIALGTAGIILTLRDPLIVAKQAASADQLLQGRLLLGLSTGDRAIEYPAFGADYESRGDRFREAFGLIKTVTEQSFPRAATSYYGTFRGEIDLIPKPVGGRMPMLVIGRARQDLGWIARHSDGWIWHLSDLDRMPQLLESWRASHEEGWLRPYGYAAFFDLSENPNAPLQYVGNGIRAGRNALIALWRRQQAQGVSHVALNLKPLRRPAAEVLEELAEFVLPHFRAD; this comes from the coding sequence ATGAATAACCCTTCAATCGGTCCAGTGCCTGCGGAATTGCAGGCCCACCCCGGATACCGCCGGGTCTTCCAGCCTGGCCGGCTGACGTTTGGCTTCATCATGCCCCTGGAGGGCTATCCATCGTCGCCGTTCCCCACTCTGCAAGACCATCAGCGCCTGGCCACGATGGCTGACGAGGCGGGATTTTCTGCGCTATGGATGCGCGATGTTCCCTTCTACGACCCCAACTTCGGGGATACCGGGCAGATGCTGGACCCGATGGTGTATCTGGGCTTTCTCGCTGCTCACACCAAAAAGATCGCGCTGGGCACAGCCGGCATCATCCTGACGCTGCGCGACCCGCTCATCGTCGCCAAACAAGCCGCATCCGCTGATCAGCTGCTGCAAGGCCGCTTGCTGCTGGGGCTTTCAACTGGTGACCGCGCCATCGAATATCCGGCGTTCGGGGCGGACTACGAGAGCCGCGGGGACCGCTTCCGCGAAGCCTTCGGTCTGATCAAGACGGTTACGGAGCAGTCCTTTCCGCGCGCGGCCACTAGCTACTACGGCACCTTCCGCGGCGAGATCGATCTGATTCCGAAGCCGGTGGGTGGGCGCATGCCCATGCTGGTGATCGGCCGGGCCCGCCAGGATCTCGGCTGGATCGCCAGGCACAGCGATGGCTGGATCTGGCACCTGAGCGACCTCGACCGGATGCCGCAGCTATTGGAAAGCTGGCGGGCCAGCCATGAGGAGGGGTGGCTGCGGCCATACGGCTATGCCGCGTTCTTCGACCTGTCCGAGAACCCCAACGCCCCGTTGCAGTACGTCGGCAACGGCATCCGCGCCGGCCGCAACGCTTTGATCGCCCTGTGGCGAAGGCAGCAGGCTCAGGGCGTCAGCCACGTCGCGCTTAACCTCAAGCCCTTGCGCCGGCCCGCGGCAGAGGTGCTGGAGGAACTGGCGGAATTTGTCCTGCCCCACTTCCGGGCCGACTGA
- a CDS encoding alkene reductase — protein MTSLFDPYDLAGLQLPNRVVMAPMTRARAVDTVPPTDMATYYAQRASAGLIITESAQVSAQGRGYLYTPGIHTPQQIAGWQRTTDAVHRAGGRIFIQLWHVGRVSHVSLQADGNAPVSSVAVTAADTQVLAYDTNGQPAQVQVSAPAALDLAGIRGVIEDFRNAARNAMAAGFDGVEIHAGNGFLFEQFINAGLNTRTDQYGGASIDNRLRLLLETVDAVAGEIGNARVGVRVSPQARLNDLHAFEEEEATWLALAEALSRRSLAYMHASHLESPAFQQAFRKAYQGTLMLAGGFNSESAREALDAGQADVIVFGRPFISNPDLVERLRNDWPLAEAGREAFYGGGARGYIDYPAYDPARAPANEPTHERQASHRQA, from the coding sequence ATGACATCCCTCTTCGATCCTTATGACCTTGCCGGCCTGCAGTTGCCAAATCGCGTCGTCATGGCGCCGATGACACGCGCCCGGGCAGTCGACACCGTCCCGCCGACGGATATGGCCACGTATTACGCCCAGCGTGCCAGCGCCGGCCTGATCATCACCGAAAGCGCCCAGGTCTCGGCTCAGGGCCGCGGCTACCTGTACACGCCAGGGATCCACACGCCCCAGCAAATCGCAGGATGGCAGCGCACCACCGACGCAGTGCATCGCGCCGGCGGCCGGATCTTCATCCAGCTCTGGCATGTCGGGCGGGTCTCGCATGTTTCGCTACAAGCGGACGGCAATGCACCGGTCTCTTCGGTGGCGGTAACGGCAGCCGATACCCAGGTACTCGCCTACGACACCAACGGTCAGCCGGCCCAGGTGCAGGTCAGCGCGCCGGCGGCCCTGGACCTGGCCGGCATCCGCGGCGTGATCGAGGACTTTCGCAACGCCGCACGCAACGCCATGGCCGCTGGCTTTGACGGCGTCGAAATCCATGCGGGTAACGGGTTCCTGTTCGAGCAGTTCATCAATGCCGGCCTGAACACCCGCACCGACCAATATGGGGGCGCGTCCATCGACAACCGGCTGCGCCTCCTGCTGGAGACCGTCGATGCGGTCGCCGGTGAGATTGGCAATGCGCGCGTGGGCGTGCGCGTGTCGCCGCAGGCCCGGCTTAACGACCTGCATGCGTTCGAAGAAGAGGAAGCGACCTGGCTCGCTTTGGCCGAGGCATTGTCCCGCCGCAGCCTGGCTTACATGCACGCGAGTCACCTCGAATCGCCCGCATTCCAGCAGGCTTTCCGCAAGGCCTACCAGGGCACGCTAATGCTGGCAGGCGGTTTCAATTCGGAAAGCGCCCGAGAGGCCCTGGACGCAGGGCAGGCCGATGTGATTGTGTTCGGCCGGCCGTTTATCTCGAATCCGGACCTGGTGGAGCGCTTGCGCAACGATTGGCCATTGGCGGAAGCCGGGCGTGAGGCCTTCTATGGTGGCGGCGCCCGTGGGTACATCGACTACCCGGCTTACGATCCGGCCAGAGCACCGGCAAACGAGCCGACCCATGAAAGACAGGCCAGCCACCGCCAGGCATGA
- a CDS encoding LLM class flavin-dependent oxidoreductase encodes MTALSVLDLVMIGQDKSLAEAVDESRQLARHVEQHGFRRYWVAEHHNMPGIGSAATSLIISDIASATSSIRVGSGGVMLPNHAPLVVAEQFGTLEALYPGRIDLGLGRAPGSGGPTVQALRRGARERDFAQDVVELMDYLADNGKQPVRAVPERHDVPLWILGSSMYGADLAAKLGLPYAFASHFAPRYLHQAITHYRNNFRPSQQLATPYVMVGVNIFAAETNEEAEYLASSHQQWMLNLHMGRLGLLPKPVEDYVRRLPDHEREVLDQVMACTVAGDKPTVGAWIEKIVDQTGADELMIDCRIYDPQARMRSHQYAAESMGDLLSR; translated from the coding sequence ATGACCGCCCTGTCCGTCCTGGATCTGGTAATGATCGGACAAGACAAGAGTCTTGCCGAGGCCGTGGATGAGTCGCGCCAGCTGGCCCGGCATGTCGAGCAGCATGGCTTCCGTCGCTACTGGGTCGCGGAGCATCACAATATGCCAGGCATTGGCTCGGCCGCCACCTCGCTGATCATCAGCGATATCGCCTCGGCCACGTCGTCCATCCGTGTCGGGTCCGGTGGCGTCATGCTGCCCAACCATGCACCGCTGGTTGTCGCCGAGCAGTTCGGCACCCTGGAAGCGCTATATCCAGGTCGAATCGATCTTGGCCTCGGACGCGCGCCAGGCAGCGGCGGCCCGACGGTTCAGGCGTTGCGACGCGGCGCCAGGGAACGCGACTTTGCGCAGGATGTCGTCGAGTTGATGGACTATCTGGCCGACAACGGCAAGCAGCCGGTGCGCGCGGTTCCGGAACGGCATGACGTACCGCTCTGGATTCTCGGCTCCAGCATGTACGGTGCCGATCTTGCGGCAAAGCTCGGCCTGCCCTATGCATTTGCTTCGCACTTCGCGCCGCGTTACCTGCACCAGGCGATCACCCACTACCGCAACAACTTCCGGCCCTCGCAGCAACTCGCCACGCCGTACGTCATGGTCGGCGTGAATATATTCGCGGCTGAGACAAACGAGGAAGCGGAGTACCTGGCGAGTTCGCACCAACAATGGATGCTGAACCTGCACATGGGGCGCCTTGGCCTGTTGCCCAAGCCCGTGGAGGACTACGTGCGGCGCTTGCCCGATCACGAGCGCGAAGTCCTGGACCAGGTCATGGCCTGCACCGTGGCCGGCGACAAGCCGACCGTCGGCGCGTGGATTGAGAAGATCGTTGACCAGACCGGTGCCGACGAGCTGATGATCGACTGCCGCATCTACGACCCGCAGGCGCGGATGCGCTCGCACCAGTATGCCGCGGAGTCCATGGGCGACCTCCTCAGCCGCTAG
- a CDS encoding LysR family transcriptional regulator, producing the protein MEPNRFGDIAAFVAAVKAGSFTAAADSLSLTRSAIGKSIVRLEGRLGVRLLNRTTRKLSLTDEGLVVYERWRQILEDLEEVDATMALRRGRPTGTLKLTAPLSFGQRHILPVLDAYLKQWPELRADISFTDRFVDLIEEGFDIAIRIGIPKDDSQILTRTIAEQQFLTCASPEYLARRGVPQVPQDLAGHDTIVFQSAERPRPWRFDTPEGHYLFDGPGRLSIDSSEAMREAALAGFGLVCLPSYLTGADVRAGTLVEVLGAYRTTPDPIRVVYPSKRHLSPRIRAFIDLLVARWEAGVPWEPGTQANT; encoded by the coding sequence ATGGAGCCCAACCGATTCGGCGACATCGCCGCGTTCGTGGCGGCAGTAAAGGCTGGCAGCTTTACCGCCGCCGCCGATTCGCTCAGCCTCACCCGTTCAGCCATTGGCAAGAGCATCGTGCGCCTGGAGGGGCGACTGGGCGTGCGCCTGCTCAACCGCACCACGCGCAAGCTGAGCCTGACTGACGAGGGCCTGGTGGTATATGAACGCTGGCGCCAGATCCTGGAAGACCTCGAGGAGGTGGATGCCACCATGGCACTGCGCCGCGGCAGGCCAACCGGCACCCTCAAGCTGACGGCACCCTTGTCCTTCGGACAGCGCCACATCCTGCCGGTCCTTGATGCCTACCTGAAGCAGTGGCCCGAGCTGCGTGCGGATATCTCGTTCACCGACCGCTTCGTGGACCTCATCGAAGAAGGCTTCGACATTGCCATCCGTATCGGCATCCCGAAGGATGACTCGCAGATCCTCACTCGCACGATTGCCGAGCAGCAGTTCCTCACGTGCGCCTCACCGGAGTATCTAGCCCGGCGTGGGGTGCCACAAGTTCCGCAGGACCTGGCCGGTCACGACACCATTGTCTTCCAGAGCGCGGAGCGGCCACGTCCGTGGCGCTTTGACACGCCTGAAGGCCACTATCTGTTTGATGGCCCGGGACGCCTGAGCATCGACAGTTCGGAGGCGATGCGCGAAGCGGCGCTGGCTGGCTTCGGCCTGGTCTGCCTGCCGTCCTATCTCACGGGCGCCGACGTTCGCGCGGGCACGCTGGTGGAAGTGCTTGGCGCGTATCGCACAACGCCTGACCCCATCCGGGTCGTTTATCCCAGCAAGCGCCACCTGTCGCCGCGCATCCGGGCGTTCATCGACCTGCTGGTGGCACGGTGGGAAGCTGGTGTGCCATGGGAGCCTGGTACACAGGCCAATACCTGA
- a CDS encoding gamma-glutamylcyclotransferase has translation MLTRELISTGAYLESFQDLPEQFRWSRERIETSMRETLARRPQPEEPVWVFAYGSLIWNPLFHFAEKQRATLHGWHRSFCIRLVTARGTSTHPGRMLGLELAGESVGVAFRLREDELVHELMMVWVREMVGGVYQPTWGEVKLADGKTVSAITFVADTAHALYEDDSSIATTAPMIATANGHLGSNRDYLLQLDESLVEHDISDDYVKSLAEAVRVHRTSGGSSSPKS, from the coding sequence ATGCTGACAAGAGAGCTGATTAGCACAGGTGCTTACCTGGAATCGTTTCAGGATCTGCCGGAGCAATTCCGCTGGTCCCGGGAGCGCATCGAAACCTCAATGCGCGAAACCCTGGCGCGACGTCCGCAACCTGAGGAACCGGTCTGGGTGTTCGCATACGGCTCGCTGATCTGGAATCCACTATTCCACTTTGCCGAGAAGCAACGGGCGACGCTGCATGGCTGGCACCGTAGCTTCTGCATTCGCCTCGTCACGGCACGCGGAACCAGCACGCACCCTGGTCGCATGCTGGGGCTCGAGCTGGCCGGAGAGTCGGTTGGTGTGGCGTTCAGGCTGAGAGAGGATGAATTGGTTCACGAACTCATGATGGTGTGGGTGCGAGAAATGGTGGGCGGTGTTTATCAGCCGACGTGGGGGGAGGTCAAGCTGGCCGATGGCAAGACCGTGAGCGCTATCACGTTTGTCGCCGATACGGCGCACGCCTTGTACGAGGATGATTCGTCGATCGCGACAACCGCTCCGATGATTGCGACCGCAAATGGGCATCTTGGAAGCAATCGCGACTATTTGCTGCAGCTCGACGAATCCCTAGTTGAGCACGACATTTCCGACGACTACGTTAAAAGTCTTGCCGAGGCGGTTCGTGTACACCGGACTTCGGGCGGTTCCTCTTCACCGAAAAGCTAA
- a CDS encoding alkene reductase, with the protein MPNLFDSYQLGAIPLANRVVMAPLTRSRADANDVPSALMEQYYVQRAGAGLLISEAINVTRNSQSFEGSPGLYSPEQTEAWRRIVESLHLAGGRIVAQLWHTGRASSFAILNGNAPVSPSAVNDDLHQLHVWGKLQNGVYTRIHATPSRAMSTQEVKAAIQEYRYAAANARTAGFDGVEVHAANGYLPHQFLSATTNQRDDEYGGSVENRARFLREIIEQVSRVMPIDRIGVRISPFAAYNNVRDLDPVGTYQYVAAMLQDLGVAYVHIADTNGWFDRPDLPNILEIVRPAYSGSLIVNGGISPEKAKQLVSEGTTDLVAFGRAFIANPDLVSRLKHDIPLAQSSPEDWYGGSAKGYTDYPAHAA; encoded by the coding sequence ATGCCAAACCTATTTGATTCCTACCAACTCGGCGCGATCCCGCTCGCCAACCGTGTCGTGATGGCGCCGCTGACCCGCTCCAGAGCGGATGCAAACGATGTCCCTTCCGCATTGATGGAGCAGTACTACGTTCAGCGCGCCGGTGCAGGGCTGTTGATCTCCGAAGCGATCAATGTGACCCGCAACTCCCAGTCCTTCGAGGGATCGCCTGGCCTGTACAGCCCGGAGCAGACCGAAGCGTGGCGGCGCATCGTGGAAAGCCTGCATCTGGCGGGCGGGCGCATCGTAGCGCAACTTTGGCACACCGGTCGAGCGAGCTCTTTCGCGATCCTGAACGGGAATGCGCCGGTTTCTCCCTCGGCTGTCAACGATGACCTGCACCAGCTTCATGTCTGGGGAAAACTGCAGAACGGCGTATACACCAGGATCCATGCCACCCCATCGCGCGCAATGAGTACGCAGGAGGTGAAGGCCGCCATTCAGGAATATCGGTATGCTGCCGCCAATGCGCGCACTGCCGGCTTCGATGGTGTCGAAGTCCATGCGGCCAACGGCTATCTGCCACATCAGTTCTTGTCCGCAACGACCAACCAACGGGACGACGAATACGGAGGCTCCGTCGAAAATCGTGCCCGCTTCTTGCGCGAGATTATCGAGCAGGTTTCGCGAGTGATGCCGATAGATCGGATCGGGGTGAGAATCTCCCCATTCGCGGCATACAACAATGTGCGTGACCTCGATCCAGTGGGCACGTACCAATATGTCGCAGCCATGCTTCAGGATCTTGGCGTGGCTTACGTTCACATCGCGGATACCAATGGCTGGTTCGACCGTCCAGACTTGCCCAATATCCTCGAGATCGTGCGGCCAGCGTACTCCGGCTCGCTGATTGTCAACGGCGGTATCAGTCCGGAAAAGGCAAAGCAACTGGTGAGCGAAGGCACGACAGACCTGGTTGCATTCGGCCGTGCGTTCATCGCCAACCCGGACCTGGTGTCGCGACTGAAGCACGACATTCCGCTTGCACAATCCAGCCCGGAAGACTGGTATGGCGGTTCCGCCAAAGGCTACACCGACTACCCGGCGCATGCTGCCTGA
- a CDS encoding nuclear transport factor 2 family protein: MSSTVTRHQLLDLLAAFCDTWAGRPSMPAEDLLADAVELFSSHRGHFRGAHDVLGALASDFPGLEAVHIAATNRVPRAYGSESMVSAYFHGEARQSAGNAEAVAFGGVVILSFESQGSRARIREIRIQLHWVHGESARLTGWQLPPTDRAWQPGDPPAVVVSELDAPWHRIPVSELATSNEEAAAEAWFRYAWALDQADFVLFGQCFSEDAEAELTPMGHLKGRRELMATLKAFRLPWPWMQHYGEPLQVEIQSDGSSAALLLGRVMPGRTTTPENKPLYGAHYRIQLIKDDGETWRIGQMAYVPGWFSV; the protein is encoded by the coding sequence ATGTCGTCCACTGTTACACGTCATCAACTTCTGGATCTGCTTGCTGCCTTCTGCGATACGTGGGCCGGAAGACCGTCGATGCCTGCGGAAGATCTGCTGGCCGATGCAGTCGAGCTGTTCAGCAGCCACCGTGGCCATTTCCGGGGAGCCCATGATGTCCTTGGGGCGCTGGCCAGCGACTTCCCAGGCCTGGAGGCCGTGCATATCGCCGCGACCAATCGTGTTCCTCGGGCATATGGGAGCGAGAGCATGGTCAGCGCCTATTTTCATGGCGAGGCGCGGCAATCTGCCGGCAACGCTGAAGCGGTAGCGTTCGGCGGCGTGGTGATCCTGTCTTTCGAGAGCCAGGGAAGCCGTGCGCGCATACGCGAAATCAGGATCCAGCTCCATTGGGTCCATGGCGAGTCGGCCAGGCTGACGGGCTGGCAGCTGCCGCCGACCGACAGGGCATGGCAGCCCGGCGATCCGCCTGCCGTCGTCGTCAGCGAGCTGGATGCACCGTGGCATCGAATCCCGGTGTCGGAATTGGCCACCAGCAACGAGGAGGCGGCCGCCGAGGCTTGGTTCCGCTATGCCTGGGCCCTGGATCAAGCCGATTTCGTGTTGTTCGGTCAATGCTTCAGCGAGGATGCCGAGGCTGAACTGACGCCCATGGGACATCTGAAAGGGCGCCGCGAGTTGATGGCAACGCTCAAGGCGTTCCGCCTGCCGTGGCCGTGGATGCAGCATTATGGTGAGCCGCTGCAGGTCGAGATCCAGTCCGACGGGAGCAGCGCGGCGCTCCTGTTGGGACGCGTTATGCCCGGGCGGACGACAACGCCGGAGAACAAACCGCTCTACGGCGCGCACTATCGCATACAGCTGATCAAGGACGATGGCGAGACATGGCGGATTGGCCAGATGGCATACGTGCCGGGCTGGTTCAGCGTCTGA
- a CDS encoding TIGR03571 family LLM class oxidoreductase: MDLLNHAYERTLAAGQLTVGLMTPLGRKPGEMADIESELRLAARADALQFAALWARDVPLMIPQGSTMEAAALDDPFVWLSFLAGVTRSIALGTAAAVLPLRHPIHLAKSALSLDRLSQGRFILGLGSGDREAEFAAFGLDPEQRAEAFRTRWAIVRAALSPSQADRAALLSATDGYDLAVPPAARVPMMAVGSARQTLQWIAAHADAWATYHREEVRQQGRIGLWQSALRERSPGMPKPFVQSIHLDLVDDPSTEAVPIELGLRTGRWALIDYLKRLEANGVAHAMLHLAPGPRPLLGVVEELGMAVLPALRQ; encoded by the coding sequence ATGGACCTACTCAATCACGCTTATGAGCGCACCCTTGCCGCCGGGCAATTGACCGTAGGCTTGATGACCCCGCTCGGGCGCAAGCCCGGTGAGATGGCCGACATCGAGTCTGAGCTGCGCCTGGCCGCACGCGCCGACGCCCTCCAGTTCGCTGCGCTTTGGGCCCGCGACGTACCTCTGATGATCCCGCAAGGATCCACCATGGAAGCCGCGGCGCTGGATGACCCGTTCGTGTGGTTGTCATTCCTTGCCGGGGTAACCCGTTCGATTGCACTCGGTACGGCCGCAGCGGTGCTTCCACTGCGACACCCGATCCACCTGGCGAAGTCCGCCCTGTCGCTGGACCGGCTGTCGCAGGGCCGCTTTATCCTGGGCTTAGGCTCCGGTGACAGGGAGGCCGAATTTGCGGCGTTTGGCCTCGACCCTGAACAAAGGGCAGAAGCGTTCCGGACGCGATGGGCGATCGTCAGGGCGGCGCTGTCGCCTTCGCAGGCCGATCGTGCCGCCTTGCTGAGCGCCACCGATGGCTACGATCTTGCTGTGCCGCCGGCTGCTCGCGTGCCGATGATGGCGGTGGGTTCAGCCCGGCAAACCTTGCAATGGATCGCAGCCCATGCAGACGCATGGGCCACGTACCACAGAGAGGAAGTTCGCCAGCAGGGGCGCATTGGCCTCTGGCAATCCGCGCTACGAGAACGGTCCCCTGGTATGCCAAAGCCGTTCGTTCAGTCCATACACCTGGACCTGGTCGACGACCCTTCGACCGAGGCAGTACCTATCGAACTGGGCCTGCGAACTGGCCGCTGGGCATTGATCGATTATCTGAAGCGACTGGAGGCCAATGGTGTCGCCCACGCCATGCTGCATCTCGCCCCCGGTCCGCGGCCTCTTTTGGGCGTTGTGGAAGAACTTGGTATGGCTGTTCTTCCGGCTTTGCGCCAGTGA
- a CDS encoding LLM class oxidoreductase: protein MTVPASATPKALPAELPSPHPALQQHPGFQRLFQPGALTIGLILPLETHPGRPAPTMRGHVQMAQRAEQLGFGALWMRDVPFFDPNYGDVAQIFEPMVYISYLAAATERIALGTTGIVLPTREPMNLAKQATSLDQLSGGRLVLGLSSGDRYSDYPMFGIDYESRGERYRDAYGVFRTLSEESFPSFQSARFGGSPGALDLVPKAPFGRVPAIAVGQAQQSMEWLAHNLDGFLGGAPAPYGLAQLGEEWRKHVHAAAGEQAFKPLGLGGYLDLAEDPDVPFQRFPGGFRAGRNGLRDYLELAQAAGISHVALNPKVSRQPYGEILDELAEYVLPHFPSHP from the coding sequence ATGACTGTCCCAGCCTCTGCCACCCCAAAGGCGTTGCCTGCCGAGCTGCCGAGCCCGCACCCGGCCCTGCAACAGCATCCGGGCTTCCAGCGCCTGTTCCAGCCAGGTGCCCTGACCATCGGGCTGATCCTCCCGCTCGAAACCCATCCGGGACGGCCCGCGCCGACCATGCGCGGCCACGTGCAGATGGCCCAGCGCGCCGAGCAGCTGGGTTTCGGCGCACTTTGGATGCGCGACGTACCCTTCTTCGATCCGAATTACGGCGATGTGGCACAGATTTTCGAGCCAATGGTCTACATCTCGTACCTGGCTGCTGCGACCGAACGAATTGCCCTGGGTACCACTGGCATCGTGCTTCCAACGCGCGAGCCGATGAACCTGGCCAAGCAGGCGACGTCGCTGGACCAACTCAGTGGTGGCAGGCTGGTGCTCGGGCTGTCCTCAGGCGACCGCTATAGCGATTACCCGATGTTCGGCATCGACTACGAGAGCCGCGGCGAGCGCTATCGCGACGCCTATGGCGTCTTCCGGACGCTGTCTGAAGAAAGCTTTCCGAGCTTTCAGTCTGCACGCTTCGGAGGATCGCCTGGCGCCCTCGACCTGGTTCCCAAGGCGCCGTTCGGGCGAGTTCCCGCCATCGCCGTGGGCCAGGCACAGCAAAGCATGGAATGGCTGGCGCATAACCTGGACGGATTCCTGGGAGGAGCGCCCGCTCCGTACGGGCTGGCACAGCTCGGCGAAGAGTGGCGCAAGCACGTGCACGCTGCGGCGGGTGAGCAAGCCTTCAAGCCTTTGGGGCTGGGAGGCTACCTCGACCTGGCCGAAGACCCGGATGTGCCGTTCCAGCGCTTCCCTGGCGGTTTCCGCGCCGGACGCAACGGGCTGCGTGACTATCTGGAACTGGCTCAGGCAGCCGGCATTTCCCACGTTGCCCTCAATCCGAAGGTCAGCCGCCAGCCCTATGGCGAGATCCTGGACGAACTGGCGGAGTACGTGTTGCCACACTTCCCTTCGCATCCGTGA
- a CDS encoding ankyrin repeat domain-containing protein, whose translation MSDWKRNMTPEEEARVVAALAEVFNLVRQGDAGSLAALIARGLSPDLRNEKGDSLVMLAAYHGQVDTLRTLLDAGASPDMCNAAGQTPIAGAAYKGFKDVIEVLLAYGADVEGASPDGRTALMVAAMFDRTEIVDLLVSSGANLGARDNWGMTAADAAAFMGGRHRGH comes from the coding sequence ATATCAGACTGGAAACGGAACATGACGCCTGAGGAAGAGGCTCGCGTGGTCGCCGCGCTGGCCGAGGTTTTCAACCTGGTGCGCCAAGGGGATGCGGGTTCGCTTGCTGCCCTGATTGCGCGCGGCTTGTCGCCGGACCTGCGCAACGAGAAGGGCGACAGCCTTGTGATGCTGGCCGCCTACCACGGACAGGTGGACACCCTGCGCACTTTGCTTGATGCCGGAGCCTCGCCTGACATGTGTAACGCGGCTGGCCAGACACCAATTGCCGGAGCGGCCTACAAGGGCTTCAAGGACGTAATTGAAGTACTGCTGGCGTATGGCGCCGACGTCGAAGGCGCGTCGCCAGACGGCCGCACTGCGCTAATGGTCGCCGCGATGTTCGACAGGACTGAAATCGTAGATCTACTAGTCTCAAGCGGCGCCAACCTCGGCGCGCGCGACAATTGGGGCATGACCGCCGCCGATGCAGCCGCCTTCATGGGAGGCCGGCACCGCGGTCATTGA